Genomic window (Rosa chinensis cultivar Old Blush chromosome 6, RchiOBHm-V2, whole genome shotgun sequence):
AAAGTCTTGCATGTGATGGATTTGAAAAATTTGAAAGAGTTGTGTGTCGGTGAATTACCACATGGGTCTCTGGGCAATCTGAGGTCTTTGGTGGTTCACACTTGTTGGAACTTGTTGAATCCACTTCTTCCATCAAATTTGTTGAAAAGATTGCAAAATCTAAAAACACTTGCTATTCAAGGTGTGACATGTGCGGAATATGTGTTTGGGTCAGAAGATTTTGGGCAAGAACAAATTGAGTTGGAAAAATTGAGATTGTGGGGTCTAGAGCAACTGGAAAACATATGGAGGGATCCTACTGGTTATGCAATCATCCGTAACCTTCGATGTTTGGAAGTTTCACGATGCGACAAATTGAAATATGTCTTCACATATGATGTATCTCAATGTCTCTTGCAATTGGAGAAGCTTAATGTAAATTGGTGCGGTTGTTTGGAGATGATCATTGGACCAGGCGACGGAACAGTGAAAAAAATAGTTTTGCCAAAACTTAGAATCTTCAATTTCTTCGGTCTTCCACAGCTCACAAGCTTCTACATTGGAAATGACGAGATTGAGTGTCCGTCATTGGAAGCCTTAACTGCGTTTCAGTGCCCACAGTTTCCAACCTCTACTTACAACTTCCACAGCAGGAACCGAGTCAAAATTGTTACAGGATGAACAATCACATGCTCAAATTGCTTCAAGGTATGTATGCTTGTGTTACAAATTTCatttgcttttaattttttttttactttcctttgtgGGAAAATTCATTAAAGACCCAATTCTcaaaaaaattaatggaaaaAACCTAGCTATTAAATCTTTTCAATCTTCACCCAATTATTGGCAACTAAGATAAATATTGTCTTTCTACTTTTCTACAAACTACACACATTGTCACTAATTAAATTTAATAAACATAAGTCAACTAGCATGATTAACGTCATCTTTAAATACCGTAATTGTAGATTTTTTATTGGTCCTATTATTCCAGCAGTTTTCCTTAAAATCATCATTATTGCTAGAATTATGGAGCTattttttacatatttttttgAATTCAGAGGTTTTAGATTTAAATGAATATGGAATTTACTTTTGTTGGTAATTTTAACTTTCTATTTTGAATGTAGTGTTTTTAAGCTCAGTtaattagtattagttattgTTATCTATTGTGTTTCGGAACACAACTCTCTAGACCTATGATTTTCAtattttaaagttttttttttccttcaaattAATTACAATCTAAACATTAGACACGTATGTTTAGCTAACCTCACTTCTAGTAATTTTCATATCAACTATATATTGTAAATCATTTTTcacatcaacctctttcttaggTATTCTATCATTGCGAGTTGACCATATTTCTTAGGAACTTTTATATACCTATCTATTAGGCAACAATTGAGAATGAACAATCATCaaattaatatgacaatataTACAAAAGGAAAAGTTCAAATCTAGAAAAATTGCTTTACTATAAGAAAATTCATGGCACAAtgatgacaaaagaaaaatttgaaaaactaaATCTCTTGAATAACATACCTTATCAATAGACACCGTATTtttgaaagtcaaaaa
Coding sequences:
- the LOC112170822 gene encoding disease resistance protein RPS2, translated to MDTTTRVPIANKPMFENLKVLHVMDLKNLKELCVGELPHGSLGNLRSLVVHTCWNLLNPLLPSNLLKRLQNLKTLAIQGVTCAEYVFGSEDFGQEQIELEKLRLWGLEQLENIWRDPTGYAIIRNLRCLEVSRCDKLKYVFTYDVSQCLLQLEKLNVNWCGCLEMIIGPGDGTVKKIVLPKLRIFNFFGLPQLTSFYIGNDEIECPSLEALTAFQCPQFPTSTYNFHSRNRVKIVTG